From Haliotis asinina isolate JCU_RB_2024 chromosome 8, JCU_Hal_asi_v2, whole genome shotgun sequence, a single genomic window includes:
- the LOC137293952 gene encoding NAD-dependent protein deacetylase sirtuin-2-like, which produces MEGEKKDDSKSPKKPEGKEEGAQSTQVGGAIDALAAGLSRYFTSTVKLDDVEKVLSEVTFEGVAKYLKSDKCKNVITMAGAGISTSAGIPDFRSPGSGLYNNLQKYNLPDPMAIFSIDYFVEHPEPFCHLAKELWPGHFKPTPCHYFVKQLHDKGKLLRHYTQNIDTLEHYTGLPADKIVEAHGTFRTSHCLKCQKEFSQDWIKEKVFAEESPTCDIEVCAGLVKPDIVFFGEKLPDRYFKCVKEDLEKCDLLIILGTSLSVQPFASLTGRVPAKTPRLYINLDKGNTSVDPFMMLFMGGGATLNFDDENNYRDVFKQATCDEGCYSLSDLVGWGKELRQTVEKEHKRLDAEIAKDKQNTKTAKGASKQ; this is translated from the exons GCAC TTGCTGCAGGCTTGAGCAGATATTTCACCAGCACTGTCAAGTTAGATGATGTGGAGAAAGTCCTCAGCGAGGTGACCTTCGAGGGTGTGGCCAAGTATCTGAAGAGTGACAAGTGCAAAAATGTCATCACAATGGCAGGCGCAGGGATATCGACAT CGGCAGGTATTCCAGACTTTCGCAGTCCAGGAAGTGGCCTCTACAACAACCTCCAGAAGTACAACCTGCCAGACCCTATGGCCATTTTCAGCATAGACTATTTCGTA GAGCATCCAGAACCGTTTTGTCACCTTGCAAAAGAACTTTGGCCAGGACATTTCAAG CCCACACCCTGTCACTACTTTGTGAAACAGCTCCACGACAAGGGGAAGCTACTCCGTCATTACACTCAG AATATTGACACACTGGAGCACTACACAGGCCTCCCCGCAGACAAGATTGTGGAGGCCCATGGGACTTTCCGTACATCACACTGTCTCAAATGTCAGAAGGAATTCTCACAGGACTGGATCAAAG AGAAGGTATTTGCGGAGGAGTCTCCCACCTGTGATATTGAAGTCTGCGCTGGACTGGTTAAGCCAG atattgttttctttggtgAAAAGTTGCCTGACAGATATTTCAAGTGTGTTAAAGAG GACCTTGAAAAATGTGATTTGCTCATCATTCTCGGAACATCCCTGTCAGTACAGCCATTTGCAAGTCTCACTGGGCG AGTGCCAGCAAAAACACCCCGTTTGTACATCAACTTGGACAAAGGAAACACAAGT GTTGATCCCTTCATGATGCTGTTCATGGGTGGTGGTGCCACGCTCAACTTCGATGATGAGAACAACTATCGTGATGTCTTCAAACAAGCAACATGTGATGAAGGCTGCTACAGCCTCTCGGATCTGGTGGGCTGGGGG AAGGAGCTACGGCAGACAGTGGAAAAAGAGCACAAGCGTCTTGATGCTGAGATTGCCAAAGATAAACAGAACACAAAAACAGCCAAGGGAGCCTCCAAGCAGTGA